The window agaggtctcttggtttttggtactgtttctctccctctctgtgtgaaacttgcaagctgctaattgtgttagtacatcctaagacagagtctgttctcacaGCAATTCTTCGTAActactactcacacagagagagacgcAAAGCAATACTCTAACaccagaaacagcacccagagactccccacccttttgttgtattcatctcgctttgttaacaattgtgattaaaatagagatagaggatgtatgtggatggatgctgggtgtggataataactgaacaATCAGGGAGGtaccagcctaagaatccagtgtccctCGGCTGAAGgcggcgtcaagtggaaacaaccagaggacccccggagggcagactggaatgcacccaacagcctcaaggatgggagaaccaaagaacaagataacatctggcagcacggagctgtcaggaacGTGCCATcggctgattgattcagcaacagcatgatgaagcaattcccacagactggcataggaagaaattcctataaaaatggactctagaaagtgagaactttggggtctgattctgcaaaccaacttccaggagcatcagatgtgcatctgacaaggccctgctccctcctcatgtctaggccacctggccagtggcttagcATGAGGAAcactaaggctggtaactatgataacaaccttgcagaacgtgCGTGCGCatgtaaatatgaaattgaatggaatggaatgttatagctataagtacctgcttactatgattctttctgtatttacaataagtgtggcattttgccttttcccctttaataagatcctgctggtttttattttattggtataacaaaggGAACTACACTGTGTTGCACATCAGTGCTCCCTTTACAAAGGACTTCCTTCAGAGCTGCCACTTGACTATCCGGTCAGAGTAATGGTGGCCGAAACGTGAGACTTTAGGTAGATAGGTGGGTGGGGGACGGAACTGGATCAAGACTCCAGAACTGACGTTGGGacagccctcctccccatccctgttcCCAGGGCCATTAACCAGCATATCAAATACAGGGCAAGCCCAGGACATGAAGCTTACTTGTTAATAAACTGTTCTagtccctgcctcctctcctcaaTGAAAGACTCCTCGAAGATCCCCTCATCTCCTCGAAATGGAAGCTGTCGTTTCAAGGCTTTTCCAGGCAGCGGTGGAACTACAatctaaaaacacacacaccagtgtGAGCTAGCAGTGGAGTAGGAATGGACAGGCCCCTCAAGTGTTCACAGTGGTCCCCTCCGGCCCACAGGCTGTGCTCCTACAACATTCACTAGCTTGCTGGGAAAGCAAGGCTGTCAGTTCCGGAAGCTCCTCTCATTTCCTGGGATGGTCACCCACAGCAGCCTCTCTGTGCAGGTCTGCACAGACTGTTCTCATAGGCCCAAGCTGTTTAAAACTGGGCTCTTCAGGAGCAGGATTGGTGCAACGGTAACAGGAATAGGTCTGTGTGCAGAGGCCCTCACCTTACTGTCTCGCTCCAGCTCATTCTTCAGCCATTCAAAGTCACTGTATCGCCTCCTCACACAAGACTCCTTCAGTTTGAAGATAGGGAGGTTTGTCTGCAAGGAAGGCGGGGTTGTTAATTTGCAGTTTGCTGTAGAAGCCAGGCTGACTTTACTGTGTCCTACTAAAGTCTGCAGAGCTGCATGCAGAGGCCTGAAACCTCTAGACACTCTAGGCATTAGAGGTCAGTAAAGAGTGCATAGAATGCTGCAATACATGAAAGCATTTGCAAGCCTCCCTGCGGTTTTTCAGAAAAAAGCAGGTGTTTTCGAGACTACTCTGGGCAGAGAAGAGAGAACTGTTCATCTCTGTGTCCTTCACACTCCATGAGCCATGCTTTCAGATGCACAGTCTCCCTTTTCGGGGCATTGGTGGTGCCTATGCTACCATTCTGCATGTGCTATTTGTAATTACAAGAAAAGTCTAGGCCTCATCCCTTTCAGATGTTCACCCTTATGAATTCAAAGCAGCATTACAGAGGGATACACACTGCCATTCTGCACCGCAGCAGACTGCAACCCCAGACCATACAACCCTTTTGGAGAGGATGAGGAAGGAGGTTAATCCCCAACTACATCCAAGCAACAGGCTGCAGAGACCTTGCTTTAAGATCTCCAAACAGCAGTAGCAACCCTCCCCATTGCAAGGAAAGGCTTTTGCATGTCTAGCCTGTGTAGTTTGGATCTAGCCAGGAGCTTGTAGGAATTTTCCCAAAGCTGCATTAGCTCTGAAGCCTGATCTCTCACCTGGTGATTATGTTAACTCCACCTTCCCAATGctgaccccctccccctgaaGAAGTTACAGAACTTtatggggagagtgagggagaaggggaggtaaCAAAAGCTCTTGGATGAGCTTTTTAGTGACCAGATACACCCTCATGTTAAACCTATTGCTGCTACATTTAAAAGTTCTTACTAAGCCTCTGATCAGCTTTTAGGCTGTACATCTGTTTGGGACTGAGTATGGTGCCCACCAGGGACTAGAACTGCAGAGAGAAACTCTGGAGATAGTTTTCCTACTGTTCTCTAGCAGCCACCTCTAGCTGACTGAAGAACCAACAATGACAGTTTTTTGTGGAAGTGGGGAATATCATCATCcaatcctcagatgaaaagtcaGTCATGTAGGGTGTGAGGAGGAACGGTAAAATTAGCTAACGAGGACAGACTGTAGCCTCTAAGGGGGCAGGGGATTGTATCTTCCATGGTTTGGAAAGCACCTACCACACCGAGTGCAAGCACAACATACTCCCCTCTCCTGTGGATTGTGTAAATTTCAGGGGAAGCTTGGAGCTTCTCAGTCTAACTTATTACTGATGGCACCATGGCAATGCATCGCACCTTATAAGGACACCCTGCCTCGAAGAGCTCACCACTTAGGACAAGACCAGGCAAAGGGATGTTGAGTACACAAGGAGTGCTCAGCCATACCGATTAGGCAGGCTGTACTGCACAACCTCCAGGGCTGCACTACTCATTTGTATAAGCATATCTGTTTTTAGGACTAGAGTTTGTCGATAATTGGTAGGCAATTAGATTGGCAACCAAATACAAAAGCCATTCAGCACCGTTATCTAGGAAGGCTGTTAACTAGCAGCTAGCCAAGACACAGACAAAAGTCCCCCTCCCCTAAATAGTGTTCTTTCTCTCTGCCCCAATTGGAGCGAATTCCCGCACCAAGAAGGGGCACAAAGTGGCTgcacttgggggagggatagctcagtggtttgagcaaccggcctgctaaactcaggggtgtgagttcaatccttgagggggccatttcggatctggggcaaaaattggggattggtcctgctttgagcagggggttggactacataatctcctgaggtcccttccaaccctgatattctgtgattcactGTTGCCAGCAGAATCCACTTAAGAGGGACTGGTGAGTGCATAAAACCACTGACTTTGGATTTAAGCAGAACCTGGTGCTTCACCACCACCATTCTTGTTCACATATATAGAGTGAGGACTGCACCAGGTTCGTGGGATGTAGAGGTGAGGAGACAAGAAGTTTTCTTTCCTCTTGAGATTCAGCAGACATGTTGGGATTTACCACCTTCTCTGCAGCACTGGACAGGAATCCTCTGTTAGACATGGTAGTGTATCCCTCTCAAAGTTTGGTAATTCCAGGGGGCCTTGATCAAACCCTTCTGAGGTCAGACCGGGGTTTCTACAGGATTGCAGACTTCGGAGGCACAGAATGCGGTGAGATCCTACACCTCCATCAGTACGCTCAAGTCAGAAAACAGCCATGCCAACAAGATGATAAAGCCTGTTTTCCTGGACAGGACTTGGCTGTAGAGATACTCTGACCTTGAGATCCTTTCCCACAGTTCAACATGCAGCCAGATATCTTGAGAGACAGAGGTCCATGCGACCCAACAAAATAGAGTGAAATGGCCCAGGCCTctgtgggtctgtctacactgctgctgggagcaagcctcctgCTCAGGTAGAGAGACTTAGGCTAGCAGGGCTCGAGTGAGCACGTAAAGAATAGTGGTGTGGAGAGTTCGGGGTTCCAAATCCTGGCCGCCCACACTCAGAGCCAGGGGGTCAGGTGGCTGGAGAGCACTGGGTTGCTGCCTGAGCtggaacatccacactgctatttttagcatgccagcttGAGCTTGACTGGCATGAGCCTGTCTACCCAGTCAGCAGCTGGAAGCCACCCTCCCACTGCAGACATCCCCCTGTGGGTTCTGTCTCCAGTACAGGGTGTTCATAGACCAATGTTATTCAAGGGCCTGGCTCACGAGAAGCCTCTGCAGAGGACTGTTTTAGAAAGGAAGCAGAAAACCTTGTCATCCCAATTCCAAACAGCATTCCCTTTATAGTCTGCACTTGGAAAATAAGAGGCTAGCTTGGTCATCCCAGAGGCTGCTGAAAGGAGGTCAAGGGACCCTTTGGGGTCCTTGTATGAGGCCCCAAGTACTGTTTTTaacaggggttttcaacctttttctttctgaggcccccccaacaggATACAAAACTCCATggctcacctgtgccacaacaactggtttttttgcataaaaaagccagggctggcattagggggtatcagcagggcaactgcccggggccccatgccacaaggCCTCCGCAAggttaagttgctcaggctttggcttcagccccaggtagcagggctcagggccctgggcttcagccccatgcggtggggctttggctttctgccctgggcccccgtgagtctaatgctggccttaCTTGGAGGGCCACCCGAGACCTGCTGGCAGCCCCTGGGCTGCTGGTGAGGACCCCTGGTTTATAAGACACAGCACCTCAGGGCGTGCAGCAATTCCCAGAGGCATTCGGAGGGCGGCCGGCCCTACCCCGCAGGTGGGCGTGGGGATGTTGCCATCGGTCGCTCTGCCTGCAGCCACGTGCCTGAATAAGCGGCCCCCCACGGCCCGGGAGTCGGCTCCAGGCTGCCCAGAGCAAGGGCTCGCTGCAGGCCCGGGAAGGGCGACTCGAGCCCAGACAGGCGGCGGACTGCGGGAGCCAAGGGGCCCCGACAACAGCAGAGACGCCCGGACCCGAGCGGGCCGGTGCCAATGCCTGGCAGCCAGAGAAAGCCCGCGGGGCCCCTCTAACGCCCGCCCCCGCCCGCGGGGCCCCTCTAACGCCCGGCCCCGCCCGCGGGCCCCTCTAACGCCCGGCCCCGAGGCCTGCGGCCCCTCTAACGCCCGGCCCCGAGGCCTGCGGCCCCTCTAACGCCAGCCCCCGCCCGCGGGAGCCCTGTAACGCCCGGCCCCGAGGCCGCTCTAACGCCCGCCCCCGCCCGCGGGGCCCCTGTaacgcccggccccgcccccaggcccCTCACCCGCATGCGGAGCTCGTAGCTGNNNNNNNNNNNNNNNNNNNNNNNNNNNNNNNNNNNNNNNNNNNNNNNNNNNNNNNNNNNNNNNNNNNNNNNNNNNNNNNNNNNNNNNNNNNNNNNNNNNCCCCCGCAGACCCCTCGCCCTCCGCCTGGGCCCGGACCCCCCCGCAGACCCCTCGCCCCCCGCCAGGGCCTGGACCCCCCCGCCGACGCCTCGCCCCCCACCAGGGCCTGCACCCCCCCGCCGACGCCTCGCCCCCCGCCAGGGCCTGGACCCCCCCGCCGACGCCTCGCCCCCCGCCGGGGCCTGGACCCCCCCGCAGATCCGTCGCACCCCgccggggcccggaccccccccgcaGACCCGTCGCCCCCCGCCTGGGTCCGGACCCCCCCGCAGACCCCTCGCCCCCCGCCAGGGCCCGGACCCCCCCGCAGACCCCTCGCCCCCCGCCTTGCCTGACCCCCCCGCAGACCCTTCGCCCCCcgccagtggcaccttagagattaacaaatttatttgcgtataagctttcgtgagctacagctcacttcatcggatgcgttcagtgggaaatacagtggggagatttatatacacggagaacatgaaacaatgggtgttacatacacactgtaaggagagtgatcctttcttaagatgagctattaccagcaggagaaggggggggagaagaaaacctttggtagtgataatcaaggtgacaggtttcagactagcaaaggtgggccatttgcagcagttgacaagaacttgtgaggaacagtggggggcggggaaataaatatggggaaatagttttactttgtgtaatgacccatccactcccagtctctattcaagcctaagttaattgtatccagtttgcaaattaattccaattcagcagtctctcgttggagtctgtttttgaagcttttttgttgaaggataaccactcttaggtctgtgatcgagtgaccagagagattgaagtgttctccaactggtttttgaatgttataattcttgacgtctgatttgtgtccattcattcttttacgtagagactgtccagtttggccaatgtacatggcagaggggcattgctggcacatgatggcatatatcacattggtagataggACTGAGACTTCCATGCAGATCCCTCCTACactcagggccggattaactctcctgtgggcctggggctattagattttttggggcccctgtatacaaacctttttcctaattttaaacaaaattatcacaattatggcattgagGCTATTAACGCAATACTTGCCtcttaattaacataaagccattctgtggttacatttcagtcttaaaacatgtagaatgtagttaattcaaaatagcctacttcttaccttagaacagctcacaaaagcttatgctcaaataaatttgttagtctctaaggtgccaccagtactccttttctttttgcaaatacagactaacatgtctgctactctgaaaccttaaaacagctgttatattagtttatttctggaagggagtttgggtgcaggaggggaattctgacctggggcagggggttgtggtgcagtaggggtgcaaggtgcaggagggtgtggaaggtgcaggttccagctgggaGGCTCTCACCATAGACAGTGCACGAAGGTTCAGGCATGCTGCCTGCCATAGCCTCACGCTGTccctggaagcggctggctgctggcacgtctctgcacaCCCCTGGAGAGAGGGGGACAGCgtgtctccgtgtgctgcccgtgcccacaagcaccacccccacagctgggggcacagagacatgacagcagccacttccgggagcgacatggggccatggcatgcaggcagcctgcctgagccctgctgcgccgggGCCCCCCTTAGCCTGGCActttgggctgcagcccctaaagtccctgcattaatctggccctgcatacACCCCATATGGTCCCAAGACCCCCACATAAGGATGCATGGGACTGACAACCCCATAATAACCCCACATACACCATATATGGGATCAAGCCCACCTTCTCCCCTTATGAGACTAGAGACCCCGCATACACATAGAGGTGCTGGGACAATTTGTACAGTGCGCGTGCttagagtcattgaaccaaactgtaaaccctgtatatgatggtaaccacttcaagccaggctatgcagcagcacccctacaCTCCTAATTCCAGCAATGATGCGTACAACCCAATGGGACCAAGATCCCCACCTACTATGACTTATATAGGACTGAGACACCCCATAGAGACTGCCACATTTGTTACATATGGAAATGATAAGGCCAAAAGAACCCcaccagtattattattattgctttatcttattttatttatttagacagCTCTGGAACTATACatggcattttacaaatattaaaacacccacaccctgccccaaatAACTAGCAGTCCCCATCAGACAAGCAGAGAACACAAAACAATATGTATTAGTTTAGTGATTGTAATGACTTATTGCAGTTGTGATGGatgtggagctgctctgtaataccTGATGAATACCATATGGGACCTGGGTATTGGGATGTTTTTGTATGACTATACTGAGCTAGTTTAATAGTGGTCTCCaaggaaaacaagcaggaagaaagaATAGCTCAAGATACACTCAGCAAACTCTCAAGGATTGTTATTGGACAATGATAGAGCCATTGGCTCTAGGAATCTGGCTCAACCTCCAGCATAGGTTACCAGACTGGTTGGGACAAACATCACCAAAGCccggaattgacatgaacaaagGGACTCTGCCTGGATAATAAGAGCTGCTTTTCCTAGACATTGGGGATCTGATTAGGGAAACCAGACTGACACAGACAATGGCAGCAGTGactgaagaatcatagaatcatagaatcacagaatatcagggttggaagggaccccagaaggtcatctagtccaaccccctgctcaaagcaggaccaagtcccagttaaatcatcctagccagggctttgtcaagcctgaccttaaaaacctctaaggaaggagattctaccacctccctaggtaacgcattccagtgtttcaccaccctcttattgaaaaagtttttcctaatatccaatctaaacctcccccattgcaacttgagaccattactcctcgttctgtcatctgctaccattgagaacagtctagagccatcctctttgaaaccccctttcaggtagttgaaagcagctatcaaatcccccctcattcttctcttctgcagactaaacaatcccagctccctcagcctctcctcataagtcatgtgctctagacccctaatcatttttgttgcccttcgctgtactctttccaatttatccacatccttcttgtagtgtggggcccaaaactggacacagtactccagatgaggcctcaccagtgtcgaatagaggggaacgatcacgtccctcgatctgctcgctatgcccctacttatacatcccaaaatgccattggccttcttggcaacaagggcacactgctgactcatatccagcttctcgtccactgtcacccctaggtccttttccgcagaactgctgccgagccattcggtccctagtctgtagcggtgcattggattcttccatcctaagtgcaggaccctgcacttatccttattgaacctcattagatttcttttggcccaatcttccaatttgtctaggtccttctgtatcctatccctgccctccagcgtatctaccactcctcccagtttagtatcatccgcaaatttgctgagagtgcaatccacaccatcctccagatcatttatgaagatattgaacaaaacgggccccaggaccgacccctggggcactccacttgacaccggctgccaactagacatggagccattgatcactacccgttgagcccgacaatctagccagctttctacccaccttatagtgcattcatccagcccatacttccttaacttgctgacaagaatgctgtgggagaccgtgtcaaaagctttgctaaagtcaagaaacaatacatccactgctttcccttcatccacagaaccagtaatctcatcataaaaggcgattagattagtcaggcatgaccttcccttggtgaatccatgctgactgttcctgatcactttcctctcctctaagtgcttcaggattgattctttgaggacctgctccatgatttttccagggactgaggtgaggctgaccggcctgtagttcccaggatcctccttcttccgttttttaaagatgggcactacattagcctttttccagtcatccgggacttcccccgttcgccacgagttttcaaagataatggccaagggctctgcaatcacagccgccaattccctcagcactctcggatgcaattcgtctggccccatggacttgtgcacgtccagcttttctaaatagtccctaaccacctctatctctacagagggctggccatctcttccccattttgtgatgcccagcacagcagtctgggagctgaccttgttagtgaaaacagaggcaaaaaaagcattgagtacattagctttttccacatcctctgtcactagcttgcctccctcattcagtaaggggcccacactttccttggctttcttcttgttgccaacatacctgaagaaacccttcttgttactcttgacatctcttgctagctgcagctccaggtgcgatttggccctcctgatatctttcctacatgcccgagcaatatttttatactcttccctggtcatatgtccaaccttccacttcttgtaagcttcttttttatgtttaagatccgctaggatttcaccattaagccaagctggtcgcctgccatatttactattctttcgactcatcgggatggtttgtccctgtaacctcaacagggattccttgaaatacagccagctctcctggactcccttccctttcatgttagtcccccaggggatcctggccatctgttccctgagggagtcaaagtctgctttcctgaagtccagggtccgtatcctgctgcttacctttcttccctgcgtcaggatcctgaactcaaccaactcatggtcactgcctcccagattcccatccacttttgcttcccccactaattctacccggtttgtgagcagcaggtcaagaaaagcgctccccctagttggctcccctagcacttgcaccaggaaattgtcccctacgctttccaaaaacttcctggattgtctatgcaccgctgtattgctctcccagcagatatcaggaaaattaaagtcacccatgagaatcagggcatgcgatctagtagcttccatgagttgccggaagaaagcctcatccacctcatccccctggtccggtggtctatagcagactcccaccatgacatcactcttgttgcacacacttctaaacttaatccagagacactcaggtttttccacagtttcgtaccggagctctgagcagtcatactgctcccttacatacagtgctactcccccaccttttctgccctgcctgtccttcctgaacagtttataaccatccatgactgtactccagtcatgtgagttatcccaccaagtctctgttattccaagaAGCTGATATCCAGGCTATCATCAGGGGATGGCAATAGTTTAGGTAAGATAGACATGTGTGGAccacattattttaaattcctttcctCTAATTACTTTGTTCCTTCTGTTAAGATAAGTAATATTCTACTTTAAGATAGCTGTCTGGTCACAGACTCCTGAGAGAGGGAGGAATTGCGGGTACCAAACCCAGTTGGATAGGCTGGGTAAGTGTAGTAACATGGTGCCAAGGCGACACatgagggggggaagaagggccAAATGCCCTTTCCCAGATGCCTGGGGGACGGGGGGGCACATTCAACAGGGAACCACagtggcgaaaggagcagaatgtgtgGCTGCCAGGCAGGCCCACGCCGGCAGCACCTCCAGCGCAGCTGTATCTCCTGGGGTCTGTGCAGCCCCACCGGAGGACAGGTTACACAACtgcgccagaggagctgccaatgTGGGGCCGCCCGaaggccccatgttctgctcctctcGCCGCTGCAGTTCCGTAGAGCCCTGCGGCTCAGAAATTGGTATCCAGCGCAGACAGAACCCCTCCCCCAGGTAACGTGGgacagggagggaatggggagagcGCGGGGtactgggctgggggcagggaggagtcacgtGCCCCCCTTTAGCTGATGCCCCcttttgtgtccctcccatgagtcacTATGTAGTTGAATGAAGCAGCCCATTCCCAGACTGCAGTATTGTAGGTAAAGTGGGTTTCTTGTGCCCTGAGTGGTCCCTTTAAAAAAGGAAGCACGGTGGATACATGAGGTCTATAGCCTGCTGACCAGTCTGGAGTGGGAGAATTACATGAATCCCATTCCAGGCAAGAAGGAAGAccagggggggcggggggctgaaatgcagctagccctgtaactcTGACAGTTACGATGTGCTCAACAAAGAATAGAACATACAAttgaaggccccaatcctgcaggtgACTTCACCAGGGCTCTGAGCAGGCTCAGTGCTCCATCCATGTAGAGTCAGCTGCAGGGTGGGTGTGACGTTATGAGTGTAACATAATATCTTATTGAAAGGTGAcgcagggccagaaagagttaattaactcacagactgataTGACCCATGGCCGAACTTTAAAGATTTGTTGGGAAGAGATGTAAAtaaatagagctttgaaatgcaagcctgcattgttagagatagaagggtagctgtttgctcaggtcttgtgatataagcaaacaagtcttgtctattactatggctttgattcaaagatcaaaaaggGAGTATTACTGTTTaggaaaagcagcaaagagtcctgtgacaccttgTAGACTaatagactataaggtgccacaggactctttgccacttttacagatccagactaacacggctacccctctaatgtttaggaagacacttgagtgaaatagtattattgtctatatgtctctttgaaggttgtagtaacctgtatctgaactgtttaatgtataaattaccctgtgctaattgccatgatgtttgggagaaggaaagttaagcctatcgttttctcaggccaaaaggctgctggaaatgtataaaaaccctaggacacgatccttcttcatctcagatctgctttgggtttcaagaaggggaaaccctAAGCCATAAGAATTGAGATCatcagtcactgactggagtcaccctgaagaTGGaaattggactataacctatggactatttctaaaagaacttttggcaactacaaactcatctctgctatgtatctgaacctcaagaattgtaTTCAAGTCTCTCCTTATATTAATCTTtcaaccaactctctctctcatttcttttttaataaatgttagtttagttaataagaattggcgcTAAGCATGTATTTTGa of the Dermochelys coriacea isolate rDerCor1 chromosome 9, rDerCor1.pri.v4, whole genome shotgun sequence genome contains:
- the SNX12 gene encoding sorting nexin-12 produces the protein MRTNLPIFKLKESCVRRRYSDFEWLKNELERDSKIVVPPLPGKALKRQLPFRGDEGIFEESFIEERRQGLEQFINKIAGHPLAQNERCLHMFLQEETIDRNYVPGKVRQ